Proteins encoded together in one Ciona intestinalis unplaced genomic scaffold, KH HT000101.2, whole genome shotgun sequence window:
- the LOC100183445 gene encoding 3-hydroxybutyrate dehydrogenase type 2-like, with protein MGRLAGKVIVVTAAAQGIGRASVEAFAAQGAIVYASDINLEKLKEIEKPGSIFVAKLDVTKNDDILAYAATIPKVDVLFNVAGMVHHGTILDCDEASWDLSMSVNVKSMFFMTKAFLPKMIDAKCGNIINMSSVASSKIGVPLRCVYQTTKAAIVGLTKSVATDFASQGIRCNCIQPGTIDTPSLNDRINNNPKQDPVKARSMFESRMPAGRFGRADEVAQLAVYLASDESSYVTGGEHVIDGGWSLV; from the exons ATGGGTCGATTGGCAGGCAAAGTTATTGTGGTGACTGCAGCGGCACAGGGCATTGGAAGAGCTTCCGTGGAAGCGTTTGCCGCCCAGGGTGCTATCGTTTACGCAAGTGATATAAACCTCGAGAAATTGAAAGAAATCGAAAAACCTGGGAGTATTTTCGTTGCGAAATtggacgtcacgaaaaatgatGATATTTTGGCTTATGCTGCTACTATACCCAAAGTGGATGTTTTATTCAATGTGGCTGG AATGGTTCACCATGGCACAATACTTGACTGTGATGAGGCGTCATGGGATTTATCGATGTCCGTTAACGTTAAGAGCATGTTCTTTATGACCAAGGCATTCTTACCAAAGATGATTGACGCGAAGTGCGggaatattattaatatgtcGTCCGTGGCTTCTAGCAAGATAG GTGTCCCCTTACGATGTGTATACCAAACCACCAAAGCTGCCATAGTGGGTCTTACTAAGTCAGTAGCTACCGACTTTGCAAGCCAAGGTATCCGATGTAACTGCATACAACCTGGTACCATCGACACACCCTCGCTTAATGATAGAATCAACAATAATCCAAAGCAAGACCCAGTTAAG GCTCGTTCTATGTTTGAATCTCGAATGCCAGCTGGAAGGTTCGGACGCGCTGATGAAGTCGCTCAACTCGCCGTGTACCTTGCAAGTGATGAG TCATCATACGTCACTGGAGGCGAACACGTCATAGACGGCGGGTGGTCGTTGgtttaa
- the LOC100186630 gene encoding uncharacterized protein LOC100186630 isoform X3: MTWQGKCLQGEDGTTSRVGGYVMLRMNSKKAAVIIVSIVITIGFVAAILVCIPNVNTGDVTTTLPNKWVFPCIDPIFNLTQIFPTKLTRLWFSSNYDVEGSHKMEPESGGEETIKMGEASHCYVTEDSYLNLSCDWWVMEGLTPLYSLKKPRKYMECVGMRAPAEAEETAVMLGHMGGDNQSEAVILSPVLEGTTMGIIVRFWILINCPDALVQVFVMSWSSKGDIRINSSCDIIINQTMEWIEVVQLVQVSTLFDRHRVGIIGIVTSSHNCSHPCMTSSRQQVDEGVALNKIHAELIYPQCNAGRQKSNLSCSFHTRSANTSHSTTCDWSLHNDDMIEHMDDISDYHDIPPSDHGLVIYFDAARVEQKFEVSTPWLLPPNSCSCLIHFKYLFTDEMQPRVSVRLYHKDDQHRNHRLIIWSSRRGRHNMWHEARVPINLLRGDQFKIVIEVDEKEDSRQTVLVDDVTMDNCDLQILD; the protein is encoded by the exons ggggaagacggaacgACATCGCGCGTGGGTGGATATGTTATGTTGCGG ATGAATTCGAAAAAGGCGGCAGTAATAATCGTTTCAATCGTAATAACTATTGGATTTGTAGCGGCTATTCTTGTATGTATACCAAACGTTAATACAG GTGACGTCACGACGACACTACCAAATAAG TGGGTATTCCCCTGTATTGACCCCATCTTTAACCTCACTCAAATATTTCCAACAAAATTGACGAGACTTTGGTTTTCCTCGAACTATGATGTAGAAGGGAGCCATAAGATGGAGCCAGAGAGCGGTGGGGAGGAAACAATAA AAATGGGCGAAGCTagccattgttacgtcactgaGGACAGTTACCTTAACCTTTCGTGTGATTGGTGGGTTATGGAGGGTCTTACTCCGTTATATTCGCTCAAGAAACCTCGTAAATATATGGAGTGCGTGGGGATGAGGGCTCCTGCCGAGGCAGAGG AAACCGCTGTAATGTTGGGTCACATGGGTGGCGACAACCAATCAGAGGCTGTTATTCTGTCACCTGTTCTAGAAGGGACAACAATGGGTATTATCGTTCGATTCTGGATTCTTATTAATTGTCCAGATGCTTTGGTGCAG gtgtttgtgatgtcatggtCATCAAAGGGAGATATCCGTATAAATAGtagttgtgacatcataatcaaccAAACAATGGAATGGATCGAAGTCGTTCAACTTGTTCAAGTTTCAACATTGTTTGATCGACACAgg gTTGGAATAATAGGCATTGTGACATCTTCACACAACTGTAGTCACCCATGCATGACATCGTCACGACAACAAGTAGACGAAGGGGTTgcgttaaataaaatacatgcaGAGTTAATTTACCCACAATGCAATGCTG gACGTCAAAAATCGAACTTAAGTTGTTCCTTTCACACGAGGTCAGCAAACACCTCACATTCGACAACATGTGATTGGTCGCTGCATAATGATGACATG ATTGAGCATATGGATGATATATCCGATTACCATGATATCCCTCCATCCGACCACGGGCTTGTGATATACTTTGATGCAGCAAGGGTTGAACAAAAGTTTGAGGTTTCCACCCCATGGTTGCTACCACCCAACTCGTGCTCTTGTCTCATCCATTTTAAATACCTGTTCACAGATGAAATG CAACCTCGTGTTTCTGTGCGTCTTTACCATAAAGACGaccaacatagaaatcatagaTTGATAATATGGTCATCCAGAAGAGGGCGTCATAACATGTGGCACGAAGCGAGGGTCCCAATAAATTTGTTGCGAGGGGATCAGTTTAAG ATCGTAATCGAAGTTGACGAGAAAGAAGATTCACGACAAACAGTGCtggttgatgatgtcacaatggatAATTGTG ATTTACAAATATTGGATTGA
- the LOC100186630 gene encoding uncharacterized protein LOC100186630 isoform X2 codes for MTWQGKCLQGEDGTTSRVGGYVMLRMNSKKAAVIIVSIVITIGFVAAILVCIPNVNTVDVTKTLPNNDRIPNVAEGDVTTTLPNKWVFPCIDPIFNLTQIFPTKLTRLWFSSNYDVEGSHKMEPESGGEETIKMGEASHCYVTEDSYLNLSCDWWVMEGLTPLYSLKKPRKYMECVGMRAPAEAEETAVMLGHMGGDNQSEAVILSPVLEGTTMGIIVRFWILINCPDALVQVFVMSWSSKGDIRINSSCDIIINQTMEWIEVVQLVQVSTLFDRHRVGIIGIVTSSHNCSHPCMTSSRQQVDEGVALNKIHAELIYPQCNAGRQKSNLSCSFHTRSANTSHSTTCDWSLHNDDMIEHMDDISDYHDIPPSDHGLVIYFDAARVEQKFEVSTPWLLPPNSCSCLIHFKYLFTDEMQPRVSVRLYHKDDQHRNHRLIIWSSRRGRHNMWHEARVPINLLRGDQFKIVIEVDEKEDSRQTVLVDDVTMDNCDLQILD; via the exons ggggaagacggaacgACATCGCGCGTGGGTGGATATGTTATGTTGCGG ATGAATTCGAAAAAGGCGGCAGTAATAATCGTTTCAATCGTAATAACTATTGGATTTGTAGCGGCTATTCTTGTATGTATACCAAACGTTAATACAG tCGACGTCACCAAGACACTACCAAATAACGATCGCATACCGAACGTAGCTGAAG GTGACGTCACGACGACACTACCAAATAAG TGGGTATTCCCCTGTATTGACCCCATCTTTAACCTCACTCAAATATTTCCAACAAAATTGACGAGACTTTGGTTTTCCTCGAACTATGATGTAGAAGGGAGCCATAAGATGGAGCCAGAGAGCGGTGGGGAGGAAACAATAA AAATGGGCGAAGCTagccattgttacgtcactgaGGACAGTTACCTTAACCTTTCGTGTGATTGGTGGGTTATGGAGGGTCTTACTCCGTTATATTCGCTCAAGAAACCTCGTAAATATATGGAGTGCGTGGGGATGAGGGCTCCTGCCGAGGCAGAGG AAACCGCTGTAATGTTGGGTCACATGGGTGGCGACAACCAATCAGAGGCTGTTATTCTGTCACCTGTTCTAGAAGGGACAACAATGGGTATTATCGTTCGATTCTGGATTCTTATTAATTGTCCAGATGCTTTGGTGCAG gtgtttgtgatgtcatggtCATCAAAGGGAGATATCCGTATAAATAGtagttgtgacatcataatcaaccAAACAATGGAATGGATCGAAGTCGTTCAACTTGTTCAAGTTTCAACATTGTTTGATCGACACAgg gTTGGAATAATAGGCATTGTGACATCTTCACACAACTGTAGTCACCCATGCATGACATCGTCACGACAACAAGTAGACGAAGGGGTTgcgttaaataaaatacatgcaGAGTTAATTTACCCACAATGCAATGCTG gACGTCAAAAATCGAACTTAAGTTGTTCCTTTCACACGAGGTCAGCAAACACCTCACATTCGACAACATGTGATTGGTCGCTGCATAATGATGACATG ATTGAGCATATGGATGATATATCCGATTACCATGATATCCCTCCATCCGACCACGGGCTTGTGATATACTTTGATGCAGCAAGGGTTGAACAAAAGTTTGAGGTTTCCACCCCATGGTTGCTACCACCCAACTCGTGCTCTTGTCTCATCCATTTTAAATACCTGTTCACAGATGAAATG CAACCTCGTGTTTCTGTGCGTCTTTACCATAAAGACGaccaacatagaaatcatagaTTGATAATATGGTCATCCAGAAGAGGGCGTCATAACATGTGGCACGAAGCGAGGGTCCCAATAAATTTGTTGCGAGGGGATCAGTTTAAG ATCGTAATCGAAGTTGACGAGAAAGAAGATTCACGACAAACAGTGCtggttgatgatgtcacaatggatAATTGTG ATTTACAAATATTGGATTGA